From Paenibacillus physcomitrellae, the proteins below share one genomic window:
- a CDS encoding alpha-L-fucosidase, with protein sequence MSDLKTTESETAVQEETLLPEEPVVEEGVHNYSSERDWVKPEDPVLLERLEWFQDQKLGLMMHWGPYSQLGLVESWALSDGDADWARHDVDWGVDGEELKREYFALNKTFNPIRFQPEQWAELAADSGFKYLTFTTKHHDGFCMWDTHTTDYRITGPECPFHTHKYADICKQLFDAFRAKGLAISAYFSKADWHTPYYWAPGMERGSHMWRGPSYDPKEYPWLWEQFVQFTHDQIMELMTRYGRIDMLWLDAGWVNARRDQDIRLGEVVGKAREIQPWLLTADRTVGGPYENLITPEQTLPERPMNVPWESCITLGTSFSFGFEDKYKTPRQLVHLLVEIVAKGGNLALNVGPQPDGRLPKGAIAGMKGLGAWLKVNGEAIYGTRVCEPFSAGDIRFTRKGDTVYAINLYADEQSGVPDKLLIPLQTDVERIDLIGGPEQLAFTRTAEGIELELPEGLLNNETPIAHVFRIR encoded by the coding sequence ATGAGCGATCTGAAAACGACGGAATCTGAAACAGCCGTGCAGGAGGAGACCTTGCTTCCAGAGGAACCGGTGGTTGAGGAAGGCGTACACAACTACAGCAGCGAACGTGACTGGGTTAAACCTGAAGACCCGGTTCTGCTCGAGCGACTGGAATGGTTCCAGGACCAGAAGCTTGGCCTGATGATGCACTGGGGGCCATACTCCCAGCTCGGACTGGTCGAGTCCTGGGCGCTAAGCGACGGTGACGCGGACTGGGCCAGACATGACGTAGACTGGGGCGTGGACGGCGAAGAGCTGAAACGCGAATATTTTGCGTTGAACAAAACGTTTAATCCGATTCGCTTCCAGCCCGAGCAATGGGCGGAGCTGGCGGCCGACAGCGGTTTTAAATATTTGACCTTTACGACCAAACACCATGACGGGTTCTGCATGTGGGATACCCATACGACCGACTACCGGATTACGGGGCCGGAGTGCCCGTTCCATACTCATAAATATGCGGACATCTGCAAGCAGCTGTTTGATGCCTTCCGGGCCAAAGGCTTGGCGATTTCGGCGTATTTCTCCAAGGCGGATTGGCACACGCCTTATTACTGGGCGCCGGGCATGGAAAGAGGCAGCCACATGTGGCGCGGCCCTTCTTACGATCCCAAGGAGTATCCGTGGCTGTGGGAGCAGTTCGTCCAGTTTACGCATGATCAAATTATGGAGCTGATGACCCGTTACGGGCGGATCGACATGCTTTGGCTGGATGCGGGCTGGGTCAACGCCCGCCGGGATCAGGACATTCGCCTTGGCGAAGTCGTGGGGAAAGCAAGGGAGATTCAACCCTGGCTGCTGACGGCTGACCGGACCGTAGGCGGTCCTTACGAAAACCTGATTACGCCGGAGCAAACCCTGCCGGAGCGCCCGATGAACGTACCTTGGGAAAGCTGCATCACACTTGGAACTTCGTTCTCCTTCGGCTTCGAGGATAAATACAAAACGCCGCGCCAGCTGGTGCACCTCCTGGTCGAAATCGTGGCTAAGGGCGGCAATCTTGCGCTTAACGTTGGCCCGCAGCCGGATGGCCGTCTGCCGAAGGGGGCCATTGCCGGCATGAAAGGGCTGGGAGCCTGGTTGAAGGTGAACGGGGAAGCGATCTACGGGACGCGGGTCTGCGAACCTTTTTCGGCTGGGGATATTCGTTTTACTCGCAAGGGAGACACGGTTTATGCCATTAACCTTTATGCGGATGAACAATCGGGGGTCCCGGATAAGCTGCTGATCCCTCTGCAAACAGACGTGGAGCGCATCGATTTGATCGGTGGACCGGAACAGCTGGCCTTTACCCGAACGGCGGAAGGGATCGAGCTCGAGCTTCCGGAAGGTCTCCTTAATAATGAGACTCCAATCGCGCATGTATTCCGGATTCGTTAA
- a CDS encoding helix-turn-helix transcriptional regulator, producing MKEMPTREYLLHLLKTRGPLTAKEMAAELGITEMAVRRHLGTLERDELIEPRLQRQTMGRPTSVYALTEHADGLFPKTYHKVALDLLGELAEEAGEDMVSRLFERRKLKLMRNYEPKMSGEDLRGKVRLLADMQNEGGYMAECEELDNGQFVLKEYNCPIFQVANVYNQACSCELDLFQSLLGTDVQRTECLAKGGSCCTYVISQKKSD from the coding sequence ATGAAAGAAATGCCGACAAGGGAATACCTGCTCCATCTGCTTAAAACCCGCGGACCGTTAACGGCCAAGGAAATGGCGGCCGAGCTCGGCATTACCGAAATGGCGGTCCGCCGCCATTTGGGAACGCTTGAGAGGGACGAACTGATCGAACCTCGCTTGCAGCGTCAAACGATGGGCAGGCCTACGTCTGTCTACGCGCTGACTGAACATGCCGACGGCCTATTTCCCAAAACCTATCATAAGGTCGCTCTGGACCTGCTTGGCGAGCTTGCTGAAGAAGCCGGTGAAGATATGGTTAGCCGGCTGTTTGAACGCCGGAAGCTGAAGCTGATGCGGAATTATGAACCGAAGATGTCCGGCGAGGATCTCCGGGGTAAAGTCCGCCTGCTGGCAGATATGCAAAATGAAGGCGGCTATATGGCCGAATGCGAGGAGCTGGATAACGGACAATTTGTGCTGAAAGAGTACAATTGCCCGATCTTCCAAGTGGCCAATGTCTATAACCAGGCCTGCAGCTGCGAGCTGGATTTGTTCCAGTCTCTGCTGGGCACGGACGTTCAGCGGACCGAATGTCTGGCCAAAGGCGGAAGCTGCTGTACTTATGTCATTTCTCAGAAAAAGAGCGATTAA
- a CDS encoding carbohydrate-binding family 9-like protein yields MNLSGVPEPNLTYGPKHYICRRASGKLVPDGRLDKPFWAGAEWTEDFVDIEGDQQPKPAKRTRVKMLWDDDYFYFGAELMEDQIWATLTERDSVIFYDNDFEIFIDPDGDTHQYYEFEVNALNTVWDLLLIKPYRDGGPPVNGWDIQGLQTAVYIDGELNKPGAANRMWSVEVAMPWSALKECAAEGKPPEAGQFWRVNFSRVEWGTEVKNGRYVKAMNPETGKPYPEDNWVWSPQGLINMHYPELWGYVVFANGQEGKGDEAFEIPQDEYIKWKLRRLYYRQRNHFAENGAFSEDLAVLAGDFLEDVRQIRPRIETTTRTFLISAPSADGTGTFYIREDGKWWRE; encoded by the coding sequence GTGAATTTAAGCGGAGTACCGGAGCCCAATCTGACTTATGGGCCCAAGCACTACATCTGCCGCCGAGCGTCCGGCAAGCTTGTGCCGGATGGCCGGCTGGATAAGCCGTTTTGGGCGGGAGCCGAATGGACGGAGGATTTCGTTGACATTGAAGGAGACCAACAGCCCAAACCTGCCAAACGGACGCGGGTAAAAATGCTATGGGACGACGATTATTTTTATTTCGGCGCGGAGCTGATGGAGGATCAAATCTGGGCGACGCTGACGGAGCGGGATTCGGTTATATTTTACGATAACGACTTTGAAATCTTCATCGATCCCGACGGCGACACGCACCAGTATTACGAATTTGAAGTTAACGCGCTGAACACGGTGTGGGATCTGCTTCTCATCAAACCTTACCGGGACGGTGGACCGCCGGTCAACGGATGGGATATTCAAGGCTTGCAGACAGCGGTCTACATCGACGGGGAACTCAACAAGCCGGGGGCGGCGAACCGTATGTGGAGCGTGGAGGTCGCTATGCCCTGGTCCGCTTTGAAGGAGTGCGCAGCGGAGGGGAAGCCGCCTGAGGCGGGACAGTTCTGGCGAGTTAACTTCTCGCGGGTGGAGTGGGGGACGGAGGTCAAGAATGGCCGATACGTCAAAGCTATGAATCCGGAAACCGGTAAACCCTACCCGGAGGATAACTGGGTCTGGTCGCCGCAAGGCCTTATCAACATGCATTATCCGGAGCTGTGGGGGTATGTGGTTTTTGCGAACGGTCAGGAGGGCAAGGGGGACGAAGCCTTTGAAATTCCCCAGGACGAATACATCAAATGGAAGCTGAGACGGCTGTATTACCGACAGCGGAACCATTTTGCGGAGAATGGAGCTTTCTCGGAAGATTTGGCCGTGCTGGCCGGAGATTTCCTGGAGGACGTGCGGCAAATACGGCCGCGTATCGAAACGACAACCCGGACGTTCCTGATTTCCGCGCCTTCGGCGGATGGAACCGGCACTTTTTATATCCGTGAAGACGGAAAATGGTGGAGGGAGTGA
- a CDS encoding glycoside hydrolase family 18 protein, whose amino-acid sequence MEPASFDQPEQKESFRQPELAKRETAQPKPYRVVGYVGDRDLPGLSREDAMKLTHLNIAFGHVNNDEIQTGHLISLELLPGIKRMNPGLTVLLSVGGWSAGGFSEAASTPEGRLRMAASAVKVVTDYAIDGIDLDWEYPCYSEAGIASSPADKTNFTLLLAAIREALDAAGAKDGRHYLLTIAAGADQYYLDGTEMDQAQQYLDYVQLMTYDMRGGFQTLTGHHTNLYTGTGDLFRISAHASAQMFIRAGVPKEKLLLGAAFYSRMWKEVPNHNQGLYQMTAGSGGYGPDYGELAAKYLNKNGYKRYWDDEAKAPYLFDGSTFITYDDEQSIACKCQFIKEQGLGGIMFWEYKCDPDRVLLNAIDRAFAQEKLSSSH is encoded by the coding sequence ATGGAGCCTGCATCATTTGATCAGCCGGAACAGAAAGAGTCATTCAGACAGCCGGAATTGGCCAAAAGGGAAACGGCACAACCTAAACCTTACCGGGTAGTCGGTTATGTCGGGGACCGCGATTTGCCGGGATTAAGCCGGGAAGATGCCATGAAGCTGACCCATTTAAATATCGCGTTTGGCCATGTCAACAACGATGAAATCCAGACCGGGCATCTGATCAGCCTGGAGCTGCTGCCTGGAATCAAACGGATGAACCCGGGCCTTACCGTCCTGCTGTCCGTCGGCGGTTGGAGCGCAGGCGGGTTCTCCGAAGCCGCCTCAACGCCGGAAGGCCGGCTGCGGATGGCCGCATCCGCCGTCAAAGTCGTGACAGATTACGCCATCGACGGGATTGACCTGGACTGGGAATATCCCTGCTATTCGGAAGCAGGGATTGCATCCAGTCCGGCGGACAAAACCAACTTCACGCTGCTGCTTGCCGCCATCCGCGAAGCTTTGGACGCGGCAGGCGCCAAAGACGGCCGCCATTACCTGCTTACGATCGCGGCCGGTGCCGACCAATATTACCTCGACGGCACCGAAATGGACCAGGCGCAGCAGTACCTGGATTATGTGCAGCTGATGACCTACGACATGCGCGGCGGCTTCCAGACGTTAACCGGGCATCATACCAATCTGTATACGGGAACGGGGGATTTGTTCCGGATTAGCGCGCACGCTTCGGCGCAAATGTTCATCCGGGCCGGAGTACCGAAGGAGAAGCTGCTGCTGGGTGCGGCTTTTTATTCCCGCATGTGGAAGGAGGTCCCGAACCACAATCAGGGCCTCTACCAGATGACCGCCGGCTCCGGCGGGTACGGGCCTGATTACGGCGAGCTTGCCGCCAAATATCTGAACAAAAACGGCTACAAACGATATTGGGACGACGAAGCTAAAGCGCCTTATCTATTTGACGGCAGCACGTTTATTACTTATGATGATGAGCAGTCGATCGCCTGCAAATGCCAATTTATCAAAGAGCAGGGGCTGGGCGGAATCATGTTCTGGGAATACAAATGTGATCCGGACCGTGTCCTTTTGAATGCGATTGACCGGGCCTTTGCGCAGGAGAAGCTTTCGTCCTCCCATTAA
- a CDS encoding transglutaminase domain-containing protein — protein MELKTPVFSLSEQELLNMEQRFKEKLEIGAARRQELFGVFDEPLTAEERFALQFLYAYMPLNDMADYSGELFLSHVRQALATRRESEWGSRIPDSVFLHFVLPYRVNNENIEDYRGVIYSELGPRVQGLTMEEAILEANYWCHEKATYIGSDLRTLSPLGLIRSARGRCGEESTLCVSALRSIGIPARQCYTPRWAHCDDNHAWVEAWADGQWHYIGACEPEARLDQGWFSGPARRAMLVHSRVPAQYAGPEDITYADKWHTEINLLDNYAPARTITVSVRDSGGAAVSGATVQFLLYNYAELFPLAQLVTDAQGEVSFKTGYGELMVRAVYEEQWGQCKITVPEAERLEIVLSQTGQPQAAEDFIMVPPPEIPDPELAPLTEEALERHAARVAEGTAIRAAYEASFMNETEAEELARGLKLPEDRVWAVLEKARGNSHDIAAFLKEQSPKHGEWALKLLEVLNDKDLIDTAREVLVDHLEGALPLLGEQEDEIFSRYILRPRVYFEMFTPYRKAIQSAFTAEEAAEFRRDPSRLVEFFNQEWEIRDDLTHLRGKAAPGGTFALKKGDSVSIDLCFVAVCRSLGIPARLHPSELYPQFKDESGWQAAEFEGHPRTIASSKQETRETGTLRLVSESESGTEASYNENFTLARLENGIYKTLIYPHAKKDFAEPLEVEAGEYRLTTGIRLKEGTVYGRLAYFEVQPGKEITVPITFHQPEQAIPVLGQVDPAAVFTAGNEGAGTIRLGERAADKGAVVAFLDPSREPSKHLLRESAELAEAFDAAGAPLLLVTGGADKAALAELQAAHPGLPSIAGFVLDPADESLQAFAKAVPLGGSGYPYLYVLDRECRIRYQESGYKPGSGKEALGILTGIQSN, from the coding sequence ATGGAGCTGAAAACCCCGGTGTTTTCGCTGAGTGAGCAGGAGCTGCTGAACATGGAGCAGCGGTTTAAGGAGAAGCTGGAGATCGGTGCCGCACGCCGGCAGGAGCTGTTCGGCGTATTCGACGAGCCCCTGACGGCAGAGGAGCGGTTTGCGCTGCAATTCTTGTATGCTTACATGCCGTTAAACGATATGGCGGACTACAGCGGGGAATTGTTCCTTTCGCATGTCCGGCAGGCGCTGGCAACCCGCAGAGAGTCCGAATGGGGCAGCAGGATACCGGATTCCGTTTTTCTGCATTTTGTGCTGCCTTACCGCGTGAACAACGAGAACATTGAGGACTATCGCGGTGTGATTTATAGCGAGCTGGGTCCCCGGGTTCAAGGTTTGACCATGGAGGAAGCGATTCTGGAGGCCAACTACTGGTGCCATGAAAAAGCGACCTACATCGGCAGCGACCTCCGGACACTTTCGCCGCTGGGCCTGATCCGCAGCGCCAGAGGGCGCTGCGGGGAGGAGTCCACGCTTTGCGTGTCCGCGCTGCGCAGCATCGGGATTCCGGCGCGCCAGTGCTACACGCCGCGCTGGGCGCACTGCGATGACAATCACGCCTGGGTCGAAGCCTGGGCGGATGGGCAGTGGCATTATATCGGCGCTTGCGAGCCGGAAGCGCGGCTGGATCAAGGCTGGTTCAGCGGCCCGGCGCGGAGGGCGATGCTGGTGCATTCCCGTGTGCCCGCGCAATATGCCGGGCCGGAGGACATCACGTATGCCGACAAGTGGCATACGGAAATCAACCTGCTGGACAACTACGCGCCTGCCCGCACGATCACGGTCAGCGTCAGGGACAGCGGCGGAGCGGCGGTGTCCGGCGCGACTGTTCAATTCTTGCTGTACAACTATGCTGAGCTGTTTCCACTGGCGCAGCTGGTGACGGACGCGCAGGGCGAGGTGAGCTTCAAGACAGGGTATGGGGAGCTCATGGTCCGGGCCGTTTATGAAGAGCAGTGGGGGCAATGCAAAATTACCGTCCCGGAGGCCGAACGACTGGAGATCGTGCTGAGTCAAACCGGACAACCGCAGGCCGCCGAAGATTTTATTATGGTACCGCCGCCGGAAATTCCGGATCCCGAGCTTGCTCCCCTTACGGAGGAAGCGTTGGAGCGCCATGCCGCCCGGGTTGCGGAAGGAACTGCCATACGTGCGGCTTATGAAGCCTCTTTTATGAACGAAACGGAAGCGGAAGAATTGGCGCGCGGGCTTAAGCTGCCTGAAGACCGCGTGTGGGCCGTATTGGAGAAAGCGCGCGGCAATTCGCATGACATCGCTGCTTTCCTTAAGGAGCAGTCGCCCAAACATGGCGAATGGGCGCTTAAACTGCTGGAAGTGCTGAATGACAAGGATTTGATCGACACTGCCAGAGAAGTGCTGGTGGACCATCTGGAAGGAGCTCTGCCGCTGCTCGGCGAGCAGGAAGATGAAATCTTCAGCCGGTATATTTTGCGGCCAAGGGTTTATTTTGAAATGTTCACGCCTTACCGCAAGGCCATCCAATCTGCCTTTACGGCAGAGGAAGCGGCAGAGTTCCGCAGAGATCCTTCCCGTTTGGTAGAGTTCTTCAATCAGGAATGGGAGATTCGGGACGACCTGACCCATCTGCGCGGGAAAGCCGCGCCAGGCGGCACCTTCGCCTTGAAGAAAGGCGACTCCGTTTCCATCGATCTTTGTTTTGTAGCGGTCTGCCGCAGTCTGGGCATCCCGGCAAGGCTGCATCCCAGCGAGCTGTACCCTCAGTTTAAGGATGAAAGCGGCTGGCAGGCCGCCGAATTTGAAGGTCATCCACGGACGATAGCCAGCTCCAAGCAGGAAACCCGCGAGACCGGCACACTTCGTCTGGTAAGCGAGTCAGAGTCCGGCACGGAGGCCTCCTACAATGAGAACTTTACGTTGGCCAGACTGGAGAACGGAATCTATAAAACCTTGATTTACCCGCACGCCAAAAAAGACTTCGCCGAGCCGCTGGAGGTTGAAGCCGGCGAATACCGGCTTACAACAGGCATCCGGCTTAAGGAAGGCACGGTCTACGGCCGGCTGGCCTATTTTGAGGTGCAGCCTGGTAAGGAAATCACGGTGCCGATTACCTTCCACCAGCCGGAGCAGGCCATTCCGGTGCTGGGACAGGTCGATCCGGCAGCCGTATTTACGGCCGGTAATGAAGGGGCCGGCACAATCCGGCTTGGAGAGCGGGCCGCGGACAAAGGCGCCGTGGTCGCCTTTCTGGATCCATCCCGCGAGCCGTCCAAACATCTGCTGCGGGAATCGGCCGAGCTGGCGGAGGCATTTGATGCGGCCGGCGCTCCGCTTCTGCTCGTAACGGGTGGCGCGGATAAGGCGGCGTTAGCGGAGCTGCAGGCCGCCCATCCGGGGCTTCCTTCCATCGCTGGCTTCGTGCTGGACCCGGCGGACGAAAGCCTGCAGGCTTTTGCCAAGGCAGTTCCACTCGGCGGGTCGGGATACCCTTATTTGTACGTGCTGGATCGCGAGTGCCGCATCCGGTATCAGGAATCGGGATACAAACCCGGCAGCGGCAAAGAAGCGCTTGGCATTCTGACAGGCATTCAATCTAATTAA
- a CDS encoding extracellular solute-binding protein has protein sequence MQKLQQKGALVLSLILLVSLLSACGSSNKTANNGGTGNSANSGGTGSSNTASEVKKDGFPIVDTPITLTMMAPDAGMADWNTMPVIQEMEKLSNIKVEFQTAPIDSFATKKNLVFASGDLPDMFYAADLTPAEQVTYGSQGVLIPLEDLIDNYAPNLKKILDENPNIRKNITTTDGHIYALPYIDTAAVWYRSPMWYNGKFLKALGVTELPKTTEELYTLLKRTKEEDPNGNGKADEIPLTSVKLDDLRMYFFGFWGMYDTEIYADKDGKVHYSPQEEGYKGYLTFMNRLWNENLLDHETFSQTDDQKTAKGKNNQVLLFNNYFPYFTLGGEPSSDNPMMTPVSSEIAGTPVYGLHPGMSANGTFAITKSNPNPEATMRWIDYQYSYEGATLWTQGPEDTLWKYKDEATHEKEWLPVPGGGDREEYRGTITPNYGILTPGVNLPEMTNGLRTDFDDWINKENQEKLVPIGKVPFPNVYLTNDEQTEVSALLSDLETYVTQMEAKFVTGQEPLSNWDKYVSQLQKMGSDRVREVYQAAYDRWNSNQ, from the coding sequence ATGCAAAAGCTGCAACAAAAAGGGGCTCTCGTACTAAGTCTCATCCTGCTGGTCTCCCTGCTGTCCGCATGCGGTTCGTCGAACAAGACGGCTAATAACGGCGGCACCGGCAACAGCGCCAACAGCGGCGGTACAGGTTCATCGAACACCGCAAGCGAGGTTAAGAAAGACGGTTTTCCGATTGTTGATACGCCTATCACATTGACAATGATGGCTCCTGACGCGGGTATGGCTGATTGGAATACCATGCCGGTCATCCAGGAAATGGAGAAGCTGTCCAACATCAAGGTTGAGTTCCAGACCGCTCCGATTGACAGCTTTGCTACTAAAAAGAACCTCGTATTTGCCAGCGGCGATTTGCCGGATATGTTTTATGCCGCCGATCTTACCCCTGCCGAGCAGGTGACGTATGGCAGCCAAGGCGTGCTGATCCCGCTGGAGGATCTGATCGACAACTATGCGCCTAACCTGAAGAAAATCCTTGATGAGAATCCAAACATCCGAAAGAATATTACGACCACCGACGGGCATATCTATGCGTTGCCTTACATTGACACCGCCGCAGTTTGGTACCGCAGCCCGATGTGGTATAACGGCAAGTTCCTGAAAGCTCTTGGCGTAACTGAACTGCCGAAAACGACGGAAGAGCTGTACACACTCCTGAAACGCACCAAAGAAGAAGATCCGAACGGCAACGGCAAAGCAGACGAAATTCCGCTGACCTCCGTCAAACTCGACGATCTGCGCATGTATTTCTTTGGCTTCTGGGGCATGTATGATACGGAGATTTATGCGGATAAAGACGGCAAAGTGCACTATTCCCCGCAAGAGGAAGGTTATAAGGGATATCTGACGTTCATGAATCGTTTGTGGAACGAGAATCTGCTGGATCATGAAACCTTCTCTCAAACCGACGACCAGAAGACAGCCAAAGGCAAAAACAACCAGGTGCTGCTGTTCAACAACTACTTCCCTTATTTCACTCTCGGCGGTGAACCAAGTTCGGATAACCCGATGATGACGCCGGTCAGCAGTGAAATTGCCGGAACGCCGGTCTATGGTCTGCATCCGGGCATGTCGGCAAACGGAACCTTTGCGATCACGAAGAGCAACCCGAATCCGGAAGCAACGATGCGCTGGATCGATTACCAATACAGCTATGAAGGCGCAACGCTGTGGACGCAAGGACCGGAAGACACGCTTTGGAAATATAAAGACGAAGCTACTCATGAGAAAGAATGGCTGCCTGTGCCGGGCGGCGGCGACCGCGAGGAATACCGCGGCACAATCACGCCGAACTACGGCATTCTGACGCCGGGCGTTAACCTGCCAGAGATGACGAATGGTCTCAGAACCGATTTTGACGACTGGATCAACAAGGAAAACCAGGAAAAACTCGTGCCGATCGGCAAGGTTCCGTTCCCGAACGTTTACCTGACGAACGACGAGCAAACCGAGGTTTCCGCACTACTGTCTGACCTGGAAACCTATGTGACACAGATGGAAGCGAAGTTTGTGACCGGTCAGGAGCCGCTGTCCAACTGGGATAAATATGTAAGCCAGCTGCAGAAAATGGGCAGCGACCGGGTTCGCGAGGTGTACCAGGCGGCTTATGACCGTTGGAACAGCAATCAGTAA
- a CDS encoding superoxide dismutase: MAHQLPALPYPANALEPHIDETTMNIHHDRHHNTYVTNLNAALESAPELQSKSVEELIANLDAVPESIRTAVRNNGGGHANHSLFWEVIGPNGGGAPKGNVAAAIESELGGFEKFKEDFAKAATTRFGSGWAWLSVKDGKLVVSSTPNQDSPIMEGATPILGLDVWEHAYYLNYQNKRPDYIAAFWNVINWDEVEKRYNAAK, from the coding sequence ATGGCTCATCAATTGCCAGCATTGCCTTACCCAGCTAACGCTCTGGAACCGCATATCGACGAAACTACAATGAACATCCACCACGACCGTCACCATAATACATATGTGACAAACCTGAACGCTGCTTTGGAAAGCGCTCCTGAGCTGCAAAGCAAATCCGTTGAAGAGCTGATCGCTAACCTGGACGCTGTTCCAGAAAGCATCCGCACAGCAGTCCGCAACAACGGCGGCGGCCACGCTAACCACTCCCTGTTCTGGGAAGTTATCGGACCAAACGGCGGCGGCGCTCCTAAAGGCAACGTGGCTGCAGCGATCGAAAGCGAGCTTGGCGGCTTCGAGAAATTCAAAGAAGACTTCGCTAAAGCAGCTACTACACGCTTCGGCAGCGGCTGGGCATGGTTGTCCGTGAAAGACGGCAAACTGGTTGTTTCCAGCACACCTAACCAAGACAGCCCGATCATGGAAGGCGCTACGCCGATCCTTGGCCTGGACGTTTGGGAGCATGCTTACTACCTGAACTACCAAAACAAACGCCCTGACTACATCGCTGCTTTCTGGAACGTAATCAACTGGGACGAAGTTGAGAAACGTTACAACGCTGCGAAGTAA
- a CDS encoding alpha-L-fucosidase: protein MNERWSRTAAFRHDRFGMFIHWGLYAIPARGEWVRSHEQISNEQYQPYFEEFNPVRYNPKEWAKAAKAAGQKYAILTTKHHDGFCLFDSQLTDYKATNTPAGRDLVREFVEAFRAEGIGIGFYYSLIDWHHEDYPAYGDRIHPMRSNEAFRDKDHQFERYLEYMHGQVRELLTGYGKIDIMWFDFSYDEMTGEKWKASELVQMIRSLQPDILIDNRLGGHIKAAEPEIYAGDFYSPEQIVPPGGVVNELGEPLPWEACITLNDNWGYHAGDLHTKSARQVVRALVECVSKNGNLLLNVGPDAKGEIPESSLQVLDKVGRWMKRSGDSIYGCSAADLPKPEWGRYTQRGSRLYAHVFDRGIGPIYFAGLKDRIKRARLLADGSELQVSVPWMAEQYSDIEGGAFIHLPGAESDEDIDTVIELELE from the coding sequence ATGAACGAAAGATGGAGCCGTACGGCAGCGTTTCGCCACGACCGCTTCGGCATGTTTATTCATTGGGGGTTATACGCTATCCCTGCGCGGGGAGAGTGGGTCAGAAGCCATGAGCAGATCAGCAACGAGCAGTATCAGCCTTATTTTGAAGAATTTAATCCCGTCCGTTATAACCCGAAGGAATGGGCGAAGGCGGCCAAAGCGGCCGGCCAGAAATACGCAATCCTGACTACCAAACATCACGACGGCTTCTGCCTGTTCGACAGTCAGCTGACCGACTACAAAGCGACAAACACGCCTGCCGGACGCGATCTGGTGCGGGAGTTCGTGGAGGCGTTCCGGGCTGAGGGCATCGGCATCGGTTTCTATTATTCGCTGATCGACTGGCATCATGAGGACTATCCCGCATACGGCGACCGGATTCACCCGATGCGCAGCAATGAGGCTTTCAGGGATAAAGACCACCAGTTCGAACGTTATCTCGAATACATGCACGGTCAAGTTCGTGAACTGCTGACCGGCTACGGGAAAATAGACATCATGTGGTTTGACTTCTCTTATGATGAGATGACGGGGGAAAAGTGGAAAGCTTCGGAGCTGGTGCAAATGATCCGCAGTCTTCAGCCGGACATCTTGATCGATAACCGGCTCGGTGGTCATATCAAAGCCGCGGAGCCCGAAATTTACGCCGGCGATTTCTATTCGCCGGAGCAAATCGTTCCGCCCGGCGGCGTGGTGAACGAACTCGGGGAACCGCTTCCTTGGGAGGCTTGCATCACCCTTAACGATAACTGGGGATATCATGCCGGCGACCTTCATACCAAGTCGGCCAGACAGGTCGTGCGTGCGCTGGTCGAATGCGTGAGCAAAAACGGTAACCTTCTGCTCAACGTTGGTCCCGACGCCAAAGGTGAGATTCCCGAATCCTCGCTTCAAGTGCTGGACAAAGTCGGCCGCTGGATGAAGCGCAGCGGCGACAGCATTTACGGCTGCTCCGCCGCCGATCTGCCCAAGCCGGAGTGGGGCAGGTATACACAGCGGGGCAGCCGGCTGTACGCCCATGTCTTTGACCGCGGCATCGGTCCGATCTATTTTGCAGGTCTCAAGGACCGGATCAAACGGGCGCGCCTGCTGGCCGACGGCTCAGAGCTCCAGGTGAGCGTCCCATGGATGGCGGAGCAGTATTCGGATATAGAAGGCGGCGCCTTCATCCACCTGCCCGGCGCGGAGTCGGATGAGGATATCGATACGGTGATCGAGCTGGAGCTTGAATAG